A genomic region of Arachis hypogaea cultivar Tifrunner chromosome 5, arahy.Tifrunner.gnm2.J5K5, whole genome shotgun sequence contains the following coding sequences:
- the LOC112803943 gene encoding serine/threonine-protein phosphatase 7 long form homolog: MLTCNHPVPPDRYNDRVEEHLRVTGFYHASQIGVVQNQKALVNALIERWHPDTHTFHLPIGECAVSLEDVALILGLPTDGLTITGMTMSSFSALEAECLHQFGVAPRKSECRGCCIKLTWLQDLKENIQLTDEISIQSIGQYSWGSACLAHLYRALCRASRYNCKEMDGPITLLLGWAWIRLPYLSPLPREPHSFPLANRWRNWERGDRRYRYLNLAHFRKAFDELQEGQFVWVAYAVDRVDPNIIPAEIYMQSVVWTTTVPLVSFECIEWHATDRYRRQFGFLQGVLPQERSLDKAHGEVLTGPKNFNWATTPSHSSWVMYWTNRYNYVLSELPMNSQHPLETYVYWYRSKYGN, translated from the exons ATGTTGACCTGTAACCATCCAGTTCCGCCGGATCGGTACAACGATCGAGTGGAGGAGCATTTACGAGTTACTGGATTCTACCATGCATCTCAAATTGGTGTCGTACAAAATCAGAAAGCACTCGTGAATGCTCTAATCGAACGCTGGCACCCTGATACACATACGTTTCACCTTCCAATTGGTGAATGTGCCGTAAGTCTTGAAGATGTTGCTCTAATTCTTGGTCTTCCGACGGATGGTCTTACAATTACTGGGATGACAATGAGTAGTTTCTCAGCGTTGGAGGCGGAGTGTTTGCATCAGTTTGGAGTTGCACCGCGTAAGTCGGAGTGTAGAGGATGCTGCATAAAACTGACTTGGCTGCAGGATCTAAAAGAAAACATTCAGTTGACTGATGAAATAAGTATACAGAG TATTGGACAGTATAGTTGGGGATCGGCATGCCTAGCACACCTCTACAGGGCGTTATGCAGGGCATCTCGTTATAACTGTAAAGAAATGGATGGTCCAATAACACTTCTGCTCGGTTGGGCTTGGATCCGACTGCCATATCTATCGCCGCTTCCTAGGGAACCTCACAGTTTTCCACTAGCCAACAG gtggcgtaactgggagcgTGGTGATCGACGATATAGATATCTTAATCTAGCTCACTTTAGGAAGGCCTTTGATGAACTCCAGGAAGGCCAG tTTGTGTGGGTTGCATATGCTGTGGATCGCGTGGATCCGAACATCATTCCTGCTGAAATCTATATGCAGTCGGTTGTGTGGACCACTACTGTTCCGTTAGTGTCATTTGAATGTATCGAGTGGCATGCTACCGATAGGTATAGGCGACAGTTCGGTTTCCTACAGGGAGTACTTCCTCAAGAGCGGAGTCTGGACAAGGCCCATGGAGAAGTCCTGACTGGTCCTAAGAATTTTAACTGGGCCACAACACCGAGTCATTCAAGTTGGGTTATGTATTGGACAAACAGGTATAACTACGTTCTTTCTGAGCTTCCTATGAATTCACAGCATCCATTGGAAACTTATGTGTACTGGTACAGGTCAAAATATGGGAACTAG
- the LOC112802489 gene encoding zinc transporter 8: MFLPTRKSITISIIILLLNQTTTLVSSKCTCDDNSNDNNNVSEALKYKLIAMTTTLVASIIGVCLPIMAKNYRYLNPENDFYFLVKSFAAGVILATGFIHILHDAFENLTNPCIGEKPWGLFPFSGFVAMLAAIGTLIMEALLTGYHKRSELMKAQPLEDEDEEVHHHHHGAGGGNVLNPALPSSNRLDSPEDSPDHLRNSIVSQILELAIVAHSIIVGVSLGVSQSPNTIKPLVAALSFHQCFEGMGLGACISQAQFKNYTVVIMVLFFCFTIPTGIGVGIGISKIYNEGSPKALIVEGILLSASAGILIYMALVDLLASDFMNPKMLRSLRLQLAAILALLVGVICMSLLVLWEGP, translated from the exons ATGTTCCTTCCAACAAGAAAATCCATAACCATATCCATCATTATCCTCCTCCTCAATCAAACAACAACATTAGTCTCATCAAAATGCACTTGTGATGACAATTCAAATGACAACAATAATGTTTCTGAGGCACTAAAGTACAAACTAATAGCCATGACAACAACACTAGTTGCTAGCATAATTGGTGTGTGTCTTCCAATCATGGCGAAGAACTACAGATACCTTAACCCAGAGAATGATTTCTACTTCTTGGTGAAATCATTTGCTGCTGGTGTGATCCTAGCAACAGGGTTCATCCACATTCTTCATGATGCATTTGAGAATCTAACAAACCCTTGTATTGGTGAAAAGCCTTGGGGGTTGTTTCCGTTTTCTGGGTTTGTGGCAATGCTTGCAGCAATTGGGACACTCATCATGGAAGCTTTGCTTACTGGCTACCATAAAAGGTCTGAATTGATGAAAGCTCAGCCTCTGGAAGATGAGGATGAAGAagttcatcatcaccatcatggTGCTGGTGGTGGTAACGTTCTTAACCCTGCTCTTCCGTCGTCAAACAGATTAGATTCGCCGGAAGATTCGCCCGATCATCTTCGAAATTCTATAGTTTCTCAG ATTTTGGAGTTAGCTATTGTTGCGCATTCAATCATTGTTGGAGTGTCTCTTGGGGTGTCCCAAAGTCCTAACACAATCAAGCCTCTGGTAGCTGCATTGAGTTTTCATCAATGCTTTGAAGGCATGGGACTTGGTGCCTGCATTTCCCAG gcacaatttaaaaattatacaGTTGTAATTATGGTACTATTCTTTTGCTTCACAATCCCAACCGGAATTGGGGTTGGTATTGGTATATCAAAAATCTACAATGAAGGCAGTCCAAAGGCTTTAATAGTTGAAGGGATTCTGCTATCAGCATCCGCAGGGATTCTAATTTACATGGCTCTTGTTGATCTTCTTGCTTCCGACTTTATGAACCCTAAAATGCTAAGGAGTCTTAGGCTCCAACTTGCTGCAATTCTTGCACTTCTTGTGGGAGTCATTTGTATGTCGCTCTTGGTCTTGTGGGAAGGACCATAG